The genomic segment GCAGCTAATGCCCAGCTTGTCTAACAGCTAGAGGTTTTGCCACAAATGTGGAAATAAACTGAAACACTGAATAGATTTGACGATGAAGTGGATGGGAGCACCTCATGGAGGAGGTGTTCCCAGAATGGTTGTGGAGATGCCTGCCCTGTATTCTGTGTGGTTAGATACAGAAGCAGCACTCCAGCAGACAGTGTATGTGTAGTTACAAttcattcttctccttttgtaTTCAGGAATAAAAGGAATCCCCCAGCCCTCAGCTTTTATACCTACTGCTGAAAGTAATTCCTTTCAACCGCAAGTGAAAACTCTGCCATCTCCTGTTGATgccaagcagcagctgcagcgtAAGATccagaagaagcagcaagaacagaAACTGCAGTCTCCTTTGCCAGGAGAGTCTCCAGCGAAGAAAACGGAAGGCACCACAACCAATGGTGTGACCAGTATATCTAATGGAAGTCCTGCAATTCTGTCTCCTCCGCCTATTGGCATTGTTGTGGCAGCTGTTCCCAGCCCGATACCGGTAATGCTCTCCAGTAATTCTCTAGAGAAACCACCTTATGAAAGGGCTGTAAATTGCCAGTAACTAAGCAGTGGTGTCAGTGGGATAGAAAAATGGTTTCTGTTCAAAGACTTGGGTCCCTTGATGCTTTTCTGTCCCAATGACTGTGTTATACCACATGAGTTATGGGATCAATGCAGAGGCAGCAGAATTCTGATCACATGGCATAGGCCAAGTTTGTCTTTGAAGTCATTGACAGTGGGATTTCAGCTAGCAATAATTAAGGTTATATGAGGGAATAATTGCCCTTGAGATGAAGTTTAACCAGACAAGAGAGCTGACACCAGTTGTGTGGGTCACTGAGCTCCTAATACGGAATCTAAATTGCCTTTCATTGGCCTCGCACATTCAGTGACAgcaacaattttatttttgtatgaatGTCTGTAGTATGGAACATCTTTGTCTTTCAGCCATagaaaactgggggggggggggggggaggttatttgtttttaagatgtTAGCTGTGTTGTCAATTTCTGCCTGATAGTGGGTTTTTATTTAACTCACTTTTGAAACCTTAACAATGAACAGTGTTTTGAACACATCCTCTCCTCTTTAACCTTTGTAtgtcttctgtctttttgttcCATGTGGTGAACGATTGTATGAGAATGACCCTTTCATTAGCAGAAGAGCAGACTAGTGTGTATACCAGTACCTCATGCCTTAAAAATTGAGGCCAGATATCTGTGTACCAATCCTTAGGCAAACAAATAGAAATTGTCTTGTATGTAGTTGAAGagcttgttttgtttcaaactgACATTAACCAGCTTTGGTGTATTGAGCTGTGTTGTCCTTCACCATTGAAATGCTTGGGGATGAGGTGATCTGTGGGCGTTGGGGACTTTCTTGCTTCATCGccacaccttttctttttttctctctacagGTGCCAAGGACCAGGCAGTTGGTGACATCTCCAGGTCCTATGGGGTCGTCTGATAGCAAGGTCCTGCCACTCAACGTTCAGGTGGTCACTCAGCACATGCAATCAGTCAAGCAGTCACCAAAGACTCCCCAGAACGTTCCCGCCAGCCCAGTTGGTGACCGCTCTGCCCGGCATCGCTACCCGCAGATCTTACCGAAGCCAGCAAATACGAGTGCTCTCACCATCCGCTCTCCCACGACGGTGCTCTTTACCAGTAGCCCAATCAAGACTGTTGTGCCAGCTCCACATGTGAATTCCTTAAATGTGGTAAAAATGACAGCAATATCTCTGGCCCCAAGCAGCAGTAGTGTGCCTGTCAAACAGACGCCTTCAGTTAGCAGTAGTGCAGGAGCAGTGGAAGAAGGGAGGACTGGTCCACAGATCAAAAATGGATCTGTTGTTTCACTTCAGTCTCCAGGATCCAAGCCTAGCACTGTCGTAGCTGCGCCTGCAGTCAAGATCAAAATGGAACCAGAAGCATTGCTGGATGAGAACTCAGTGCAGGGCCAAGAGAGCTCTGACGTGTCTAAATCCATAAAGGCAACCCCTGACCTGCCTCCTGCTCAACTAATTAATTTTGAGGTTGCAACCTTGAAGGTTTCAGCTGATGATGTCATGGAGGCAAAACCAATTAAGGGCTGTGATCAGGGAACTGAAGAAGCAGGGACCAAATATAAAACACAGTCCAGTGAGATCACACCAGTTTCTTCAGCAGGCAATAATCAAAGCACTCTAAAGCTCTCAGTTGCCAGTCAAAACTTGTCCAGCACCAGCATCGGTTCACCTCCTACTGGTGAGTCTACGATTAAAGACAAAACATGCACTAAAAGTCCAAGAAAGCGACAGCCTTCTACACTTCAGGATTCCCAGGTACCACCTGTAAAGAAACCACTGGTGGAGCAGCTTTCAGCTAGTAATGCTGTGGAGGGTCAAAAAGCAAACAGTGTTAAGAAGTCTCCAAAGGTTGGATCATTAGCTAACAGTGACAATACAGCAACACTTGCTCAAGTTCCCAGCAAGGTACCTGTGAAGGTACCTGtaccttctgcagctgcagcaaacTTAGCAACAGACCTTTCTTTGAGCACCAATTTAAATACCAGTGATTCTGCTTCAGGACAGCAGCTTGCATCAGCATCATCTCCAGACATAAAAGTAAAATTGGAAGGAAACGTGTTTATCATAGAAAATGATTCAAAATCTGATGGCAGCTTTAACCCAAATACATGGCACCATATCTCCAAAACCTCCGACTTTGCATCTGTGAATTTTGAACAGCAGCAAGATATCAGTGTTATGACTATGGCAGGGCACTCTGGCTCTAGTGACTTACAGGAACTGGCATGGGAGCCAGTGCACTGTGAAGGTATACAGCAGGATGCATACAACCAGCAGTTACAGAGCCAGGTCCAGGACTCCTCCTTGGGTCAGATACAAGCACAGTCTTCAAACCAGTTACCTCTGCAGTCTGAGTTGAAAGATTTTGAACATACAGTCCCTCAGTCAAACgaaaacttcttttcatttgaTGATGACCTTACCCAGGACAGCATTGTGGAGGAGCTGGTGCTCATGGAGGAGCAAATGTCCATGAATAATTCTCATCCTTATGGTGGTTGTCTAGGAATGGCACTTCAGAGTCAGACTGCAGCTCAAGGAGCTCCCGTGTCATCTCATCCAAGCAGCACGCACTTTTACCATTCGATCCATAACAACAGCACTCCGATTCACACTCCcacacccacccccaccccaactcccacccccaccccaactCCAACACCCACCTCCGAAATGATCGCTGGATCTCAGAACATGTCCCGAGAGAGCCCTTGCTCGAGGCTGGCTCAGACGACTCCCGTAGACAGTGCTCTAGGAAGCAGCCGGCATACACCTATTGGCACACCACATTcaaactgcagcagcagtgtcCCTCCAAGTCCTGTGGAATGCCGAAACCCGTTTGCGTTTACTCCCATCAGCTCCAGTATGGCTTACCATGATGCCAGCATTATATCAAGTAGCCCCGTGAAGCCAATGCAGCGGCCTATGGCTACGCATCCTGACAAAACCAAGCTTGAGTGGATGAATAACGGCTACGGTGGTGTTAGCAATTCGTCGGTTGCAAACCACGGCATCCTTACGAGCTATCAGGAGCTGGTGGAAGACCGCTTCAGGAAACCTCACGCTTTTGCCGTTCCTGGCCAGTCGTACCAGTCTCAGCCGCGCCACCATGATACTCACTTTGGTCGCGTGACTCCTGTTTCACCTGTGCAGcaccaggcagcccctgccagtAGCACCACCAAACAAGAGGGCTTTGCTGTTCCTGCTCCTTTGGACAACAAGGGAAGCGGTTCCTCTCTCAACAACAGTCTGAGATGCCGGAGCGTAAGCCCTGCTGTCCATCGCCAGCGTAATCTCAGTGGAAGCACTGTTTACCCTGTTTCGAATATACCACGCTCTAACCTGACACCTTTTGGAAGTCCAGTGACTCCTGAAGTTCACAATGTATTTGCTAATATCCATGCAGACACCAGTGCCAATAACATAGCGCAAAGAAGCCAGTCAGTCCCGTTGACTGTGATGATGCAGACAGCCTTCCCCTCtcttcagaaacaaacaaacactaaaaaaataaCCAATGTGTTGTTAAACAAACTTGATTCTGATAGCGATGATGCAGTGAGAGGTTTGGGAGTGAACAACATGCCCTCAAATTACACAGCCAGGATGAATCTCACTCAGATTTTAGAGACATCCGCCGCTTTTCCTAGTGCCAACCCACAAAATATGATCAAttccagcacttcagtttaTGAATTCCAAACACCAAATTACCTCACAAAAAACAGCAGCACCGATCAGAtcagtttttcttctggagaTAACCAAGCACAATCAGACATCGGAGAGCAGCAGTtagattttagcagcactgtAAAAGACCTTTTAGGGGAGGACAGTCTGCCAACAAGCCAGCAGCTGGTGAATCAGGTGGCATCAGATCTCAATAACGTTCCATCTGTCTTTCCCAACGACATCAGGTTGTCTTCCGAGCTCTCAGGCAGCATTAATGATCTGAACACTTTAGACACAAATCTACTGTTTGATCCAGGTCGTCAGCAGGGACAAGATGATGATGCTACActggaggaattaaaaaatgacCCCTTGTTTCAACAAATCTGCAATGAATCCATTAGCTCAATGACTACATCAGGTTTTGAGTGGATGGAGAGTAAGGATCATCCTGCTGTTGAAATGTTGGGTTAATCTTGTTTTGTAATATGTATGTAGCACACTGTATCTAAAAGACAGACGTATTGTATTTGTCTTAATGGAAGTGCCTCCCGCAGCAGAAACACTTGCTATGTATtgtggcatttttaaaaaagtttgcTGTACCCGTTGCTCACTCTTCAGCAGGGAAAAGGCGGTCTTAccaattttaaagaaatctctGAAAGTGATGGGCTATCAAAGAGCCAGTATTAAAATTTGAATCTTACAGTGTTTCCCATTCAGCATTTCTTACTGTAGCAAATAAAGAAGTGGTTAATAGCCAGCCAGCAGTGACAGCTATGGTTGAGGCTTTGGGAGGGTTTTAAGTCAAGCTTGTTAGTAGGCTTTCCATACTTTGTATTGCTTGTTACTTCCTACTAGATGATCTTTACTGACCTTTGTCGTTCAGGTCTGAAATGCAGGGTGCCTGCAGATCTGTGGTGGGGAGTGGGCACAAGTGAACCAGGTGACATGCAGGTGCCTGATCGTTGAGTAGCTCTCTTGCGCACTGCTCAGTGGCAAACTGTGGGAAATCTCTGTAGCGCTGGTGCCATTGACATCTCTAGTAAAAGGCGGAGATAGGAAAAACTAACAGGCATGatccaggaaaaagaaagatgcactaaattttttatttaagagaaataaatctATGTAGTTATTTTATCCATTAATATTCATGACATACTTTATATTTTAGTTCTCACTTCAATGTTTTTATATTAGGTAAAATTCATGTGAAAAGATTTTGAGCACTGAGATTTAATCTAGGCATAACACCCTATTTTAAAGCGATAGGTACTGTTTAATTATTTATCAATGCTAGAGAAGGAACGTgatgttttccctcttttttaaataaaagagctgctggagctcataaaaaaagaatctttaaaaatagtattttaaagttTGCTCTTTCCTAACCTAGTGGAGGGTGTAGGAGGATGTtactttctctgtatttcagtaGGTTGAGCCTTTCTGTCTTTGTTGTTCGCGCTCTCTCAAACAAAAGATGATTAAAATGTTAGAAAACTTGGTTGATCTAAAAATATTTCGTATAGAGCCATAATACTGCCAGGCACTTTACAGATACACAGTAAGACATGTGATCGTTCTTTTGgtaaaacttcttttaaaagtacTTACTGTTTTAGAAGCCTGAATTCCATTTTCATAAGTGATTGGACAGGACTGGtgaatctaatttttttttttttagaagtccTGAGCTGCCCCTCTGGAAAATGAGATTTAGACTTCTGCCTCACTAGTTCACTTGAACCAAAAAAGACCTTTTGTTTTATCGGCATGGCATGGATCTCTCTAATCGTGAAAAGAGAGAGGTACTTAACCGGCCATGGGCCTGAAGCTAGAAAGAGGACTTGCAGAGGCAAGCTTTTACAAACACTTTTACAAGTAGTGCACTGAGGATGCTACAATACCATCCCTTAAGCTTAGTATGAAAGTGATTATTTCTCCTGTGAACTGACACTTACAAAACagagaacagcagaaaacattttcctctcttGCGTTACTTCTTTGAATGAGCAGTCATGAATTTATGAAGGGGGAGGCACAATAAGCCCCCCTAGATTTACTTAAGGGGAAGATGGTTAGATTTTTCGGGTgattaggggtttttttgtttaagtgtCTTGGTggtcttctgtttcttcagtttttgcTAATGACTTGAGATCCCAGTACTGGTCAGTTTTTTTTGGCGGTGCTGATTCAATTTGTGCTGCTGCATTGGCACTTGAGGTGCTGGTGTACCACGGCTTCTCTTGCTCTTGCCCCAATTCATCACCAGTCTGTGGCCTCTTCTGCAGGGATGAACAGTTGTGCCAAGCTGTAGCACCTTATAGGGGCCTGATTTCACTGTGCTTGCATCAGAAGTTTTGCCGCTTCGTCAGGAACAAACTTCGAGAGTTCAGACCCCTCCTTGAAGCACATGGATGTGTGATGGTGTGGTTTGCTTCATTTAAGACCAAGTGACCCTTTTAAGTTTTGTAAAGGAAATGGGGAGGAGACTGAAAACTGCAGGGTAGCCTTCTGCTTATTATCTTGCCAGGTGCCTGTCAGTAAGGCTTGAACCATTTTTCTTGTAGACTAAAGTTGCTGAAGGCAGGGCTTGAGTTCTGTACCTGCCCGTGGCCTTTTGCCAGAGACGTGCTGAACATCCTCTTACCCTGTTGACTTCACTGGGTCTGAGAGACACTCAGCacctctggggtttttttgccgACCCTGTGTGAAGTGCCAGCACTACTGTGAATAGGTGAAACCTACCTTCCGATGGAG from the Gavia stellata isolate bGavSte3 chromosome 13, bGavSte3.hap2, whole genome shotgun sequence genome contains:
- the RFX7 gene encoding DNA-binding protein RFX7: MSSSRAQQMHAFSWIRNTLEEHPETSLPKQEVYDEYKSYCDNLGYHPLSAADFGKIMKNVFPNMKARRLGTRGKSKYCYSGLRKKAFVHMPTLPNLDFHKTGDGLDGTEPSGQLQSADEEVVSAACRLVCEWAQKVLSQPFDTVLELARFLVKSHYISTKSMAALTVMAGAPAGIKGIPQPSAFIPTAESNSFQPQVKTLPSPVDAKQQLQRKIQKKQQEQKLQSPLPGESPAKKTEGTTTNGVTSISNGSPAILSPPPIGIVVAAVPSPIPVPRTRQLVTSPGPMGSSDSKVLPLNVQVVTQHMQSVKQSPKTPQNVPASPVGDRSARHRYPQILPKPANTSALTIRSPTTVLFTSSPIKTVVPAPHVNSLNVVKMTAISLAPSSSSVPVKQTPSVSSSAGAVEEGRTGPQIKNGSVVSLQSPGSKPSTVVAAPAVKIKMEPEALLDENSVQGQESSDVSKSIKATPDLPPAQLINFEVATLKVSADDVMEAKPIKGCDQGTEEAGTKYKTQSSEITPVSSAGNNQSTLKLSVASQNLSSTSIGSPPTGESTIKDKTCTKSPRKRQPSTLQDSQVPPVKKPLVEQLSASNAVEGQKANSVKKSPKVGSLANSDNTATLAQVPSKVPVKVPVPSAAAANLATDLSLSTNLNTSDSASGQQLASASSPDIKVKLEGNVFIIENDSKSDGSFNPNTWHHISKTSDFASVNFEQQQDISVMTMAGHSGSSDLQELAWEPVHCEGIQQDAYNQQLQSQVQDSSLGQIQAQSSNQLPLQSELKDFEHTVPQSNENFFSFDDDLTQDSIVEELVLMEEQMSMNNSHPYGGCLGMALQSQTAAQGAPVSSHPSSTHFYHSIHNNSTPIHTPTPTPTPTPTPTPTPTPTSEMIAGSQNMSRESPCSRLAQTTPVDSALGSSRHTPIGTPHSNCSSSVPPSPVECRNPFAFTPISSSMAYHDASIISSSPVKPMQRPMATHPDKTKLEWMNNGYGGVSNSSVANHGILTSYQELVEDRFRKPHAFAVPGQSYQSQPRHHDTHFGRVTPVSPVQHQAAPASSTTKQEGFAVPAPLDNKGSGSSLNNSLRCRSVSPAVHRQRNLSGSTVYPVSNIPRSNLTPFGSPVTPEVHNVFANIHADTSANNIAQRSQSVPLTVMMQTAFPSLQKQTNTKKITNVLLNKLDSDSDDAVRGLGVNNMPSNYTARMNLTQILETSAAFPSANPQNMINSSTSVYEFQTPNYLTKNSSTDQISFSSGDNQAQSDIGEQQLDFSSTVKDLLGEDSLPTSQQLVNQVASDLNNVPSVFPNDIRLSSELSGSINDLNTLDTNLLFDPGRQQGQDDDATLEELKNDPLFQQICNESISSMTTSGFEWMESKDHPAVEMLG